One segment of Rosa chinensis cultivar Old Blush chromosome 6, RchiOBHm-V2, whole genome shotgun sequence DNA contains the following:
- the LOC112171232 gene encoding uncharacterized protein LOC112171232 — protein sequence MAEKFYPQDFTRQELHILRSELIIYESDVPHHDVLKNVTTLSKLCRGFFETKRSQRYQMIDRLIRLVLTLPVSTATTERAFSDMKRVKTILSNKMENDFLADNLIVHIEKELAENYDTDSIIKDFASIQERRVQFE from the coding sequence AAAAATTTTATCCTCAAGATTTCACAAGACAAGAGTTGCATATTTTGAGAAGCGAGCTGATCATTTATGAGTCTGATGTACCTCATCATGATGTGCTAAAGAATGTGACTACTCTTTCTAAGTTATGCAGAGGATTTTTTGAGACAAAAAGATCGCAGAGATATCAAATGATTGATCGGTTGATTCGTCTTGTTTTGACTTTGCCAGTTTCTACAGCAACTACAGAAAGAGCATTTTCAGATATGAAACGTGTCAAAACAATATTGAGCAACAAGATGGAGAATGACTTTTTGGCTGATAACTTGATTGTCCACATTGAAAAAGAGTTGGCTGAGAATTATGATACagattcaataattaaagattttgCTTCTATTCAAGAGCGTAGGGTGCAGTTTGAGTAG
- the LOC112173743 gene encoding protein PIGMENT DEFECTIVE 338, chloroplastic isoform X1 yields MLLLVHPCKSLSFPDSPPPLNTFHTLRPTIPNYSTPKPPIHTSFGFPTRLVISKIFPLRRSSAITFCSRNDVFDVFPSTHKANGVEMEENEELELLNKPSPVPMDNGSASEVDKESVKNEALAPFLKFFTPRDSVEEVEEKGGDEVQVFEEKSEVDDENEEVEKVSVEYYEPKPGDFVVGVVVSGNENKLDVNVGADLLGTMLTKEVLPLYDKEMEYLLCDTSYGAEEFMVRGKMGIVKSEAVRGAPMPGKPVVETGTILFAEVLGRTLSGRPLLSTRRLFRRIAWHRVRQIKQLNEPISVRITEWNTGGLLTRVEGLRAFLPKAELMSRVNNFTELKENVGCQMYVQITRIDEAKNDLVLSEREAWEMLNLREGTLLEGTVKKIFPYGAQVRIGETNRSGLLHISNITRARITSVGDLLSVNEKIKVLVVKSMFPDKISLSIADLESEPGLFVSNKEKFFSEAELMAKKYRQKLPAVLSRRSESPQGNSLPFDRLNMYANWKWFKFEK; encoded by the exons ATGCTACTCCTTGTCCACCCCTGTAAGTCTCTCTCTTTTCCCGACTCACCACCACCGCTTAACACCTTCCACACACTAAGACCAACCATCCCAAATTACTCAACTCCAAAACCTCCAATTCATACCTCATTTGGGTTTCCTACAAGACTCGTAATTTCCAAGATTTTTCCACTTCGGAGAAGTTCGGCCATCACGTTTTGCTCTAGGAATGATGTTTTCGATGTTTTTCCGAGTACCCATAAGGCGAACGGGGTGGAAATGGAAGAAAACGAGGAGCTTGAGTTGCTAAACAAGCCTTCCCCAGTTCCTATGGATAATGGGTCTGCTTCAGAAGTAGATAAAGAATCGGTAAAAAACGAGGCTTTAGcgccgtttttgaagtttttcacgCCAAGAGATTCTGTGGAGGAAGTAGAAGAAAAGGGAGGTGATGAAGTACAAGTGTTTGAGGAGAAAAGTGAAGTGGATGATGAAAATGAGGAGGTTGAGAAGGTTAGTGTCGAGTACTATGAACCGAAACCGGGTGATTTTGTGGTTGGTGTTGTTGTGTCGGGTAATGAGAATAAGCTTGATGTGAATGTTGGGGCAGACTTACTAGGTACAATGTTGACTAAGGAGGTGTTACCTTTGTatgacaaggagatggaatacTTGCTTTGTGATACAAGTTATGGTGCCGAGGAATTTATGGTTCGAGGGAAGATGGGAATTGTCAAGAGTGAAGCTGTGAGAGGGGCACCAATGCCGGGGAAGCCTGTTGTGGAAACTGGAACTATTTTGTTTGCTGAGGTTCTTGGGAGAACGCTCAGCGGTCGGCCCTTGCTTTCGACAAGGCGGCTCTTCCGCAGGATTGCTTGGCACCGAGTGAGGCAG ATAAAGCAACTCAATGAACCTATCAGCGTTAGAATTACAGAATGGAATACTGGAGGCCTTCTTACGAGAGTTGAG GGTTTGCGAGCTTTCCTTCCAAAAGCTGAGTTAATGAGCAGAGTGAACAACTTTACGGAGCTGAAAGAGAAC GTGGGATGCCAGATGTATGTGCAGATCACTCGAATAGACGAAGCCAAGAATGACTTAGTATTGAGTGAAAGGGAAGCTTGG GAAATGTTAAACCTTAGAGAGGGAACACTATTAGAAGGGACTGTTAAGAAAATTTTTCCTTATGGAGCCCAAGTCAGGATAGGTGAAACTAACAGAAG TGGCCTGCTGCATATCTCAAACATCACTCGTGCTCGAATTACTTCTGTTGGTGACCTACTTTCTGTTAATGAGAAGATCAAAGTTCTAGTGGTGAAGTCGATGTTTCCTGATAAAATATCTCTCAG CATTGCAGACCTTGAGAGCGAGCCTGGCCTCTTTGTATCAAACAAAGAG AAATTTTTTTCAGAGGCTGAATTGATGGCAAAAAAGTATAGGCAAAAGCTGCCTGCTGTTCTATCTCGTAGGTCAGAATCCCCTCAAGGCAATTCTCTACCTTTTGATAGACTAAACATGTATGCAAATTGGAAGTGGTTCAAATTTGAAAAGTAA
- the LOC112173743 gene encoding protein PIGMENT DEFECTIVE 338, chloroplastic isoform X2 yields MLLLVHPCKSLSFPDSPPPLNTFHTLRPTIPNYSTPKPPIHTSFGFPTRLVISKIFPLRRSSAITFCSRNDVFDVFPSTHKANGVEMEENEELELLNKPSPVPMDNGSASEVDKESVKNEALAPFLKFFTPRDSVEEVEEKGGDEVQVFEEKSEVDDENEEVEKVSVEYYEPKPGDFVVGVVVSGNENKLDVNVGADLLGTMLTKEVLPLYDKEMEYLLCDTSYGAEEFMVRGKMGIVKSEAVRGAPMPGKPVVETGTILFAEVLGRTLSGRPLLSTRRLFRRIAWHRVRQIKQLNEPISVRITEWNTGGLLTRVEGLRAFLPKAELMSRVNNFTELKENVGCQMYVQITRIDEAKNDLVLSEREAWEMLNLREGTLLEGTVKKIFPYGAQVRIGETNRSGLLHISNITRARITSVGDLLSVNEKIKVLVVKSMFPDKISLRCKVWNLHINQL; encoded by the exons ATGCTACTCCTTGTCCACCCCTGTAAGTCTCTCTCTTTTCCCGACTCACCACCACCGCTTAACACCTTCCACACACTAAGACCAACCATCCCAAATTACTCAACTCCAAAACCTCCAATTCATACCTCATTTGGGTTTCCTACAAGACTCGTAATTTCCAAGATTTTTCCACTTCGGAGAAGTTCGGCCATCACGTTTTGCTCTAGGAATGATGTTTTCGATGTTTTTCCGAGTACCCATAAGGCGAACGGGGTGGAAATGGAAGAAAACGAGGAGCTTGAGTTGCTAAACAAGCCTTCCCCAGTTCCTATGGATAATGGGTCTGCTTCAGAAGTAGATAAAGAATCGGTAAAAAACGAGGCTTTAGcgccgtttttgaagtttttcacgCCAAGAGATTCTGTGGAGGAAGTAGAAGAAAAGGGAGGTGATGAAGTACAAGTGTTTGAGGAGAAAAGTGAAGTGGATGATGAAAATGAGGAGGTTGAGAAGGTTAGTGTCGAGTACTATGAACCGAAACCGGGTGATTTTGTGGTTGGTGTTGTTGTGTCGGGTAATGAGAATAAGCTTGATGTGAATGTTGGGGCAGACTTACTAGGTACAATGTTGACTAAGGAGGTGTTACCTTTGTatgacaaggagatggaatacTTGCTTTGTGATACAAGTTATGGTGCCGAGGAATTTATGGTTCGAGGGAAGATGGGAATTGTCAAGAGTGAAGCTGTGAGAGGGGCACCAATGCCGGGGAAGCCTGTTGTGGAAACTGGAACTATTTTGTTTGCTGAGGTTCTTGGGAGAACGCTCAGCGGTCGGCCCTTGCTTTCGACAAGGCGGCTCTTCCGCAGGATTGCTTGGCACCGAGTGAGGCAG ATAAAGCAACTCAATGAACCTATCAGCGTTAGAATTACAGAATGGAATACTGGAGGCCTTCTTACGAGAGTTGAG GGTTTGCGAGCTTTCCTTCCAAAAGCTGAGTTAATGAGCAGAGTGAACAACTTTACGGAGCTGAAAGAGAAC GTGGGATGCCAGATGTATGTGCAGATCACTCGAATAGACGAAGCCAAGAATGACTTAGTATTGAGTGAAAGGGAAGCTTGG GAAATGTTAAACCTTAGAGAGGGAACACTATTAGAAGGGACTGTTAAGAAAATTTTTCCTTATGGAGCCCAAGTCAGGATAGGTGAAACTAACAGAAG TGGCCTGCTGCATATCTCAAACATCACTCGTGCTCGAATTACTTCTGTTGGTGACCTACTTTCTGTTAATGAGAAGATCAAAGTTCTAGTGGTGAAGTCGATGTTTCCTGATAAAATATCTCTCAG GTGTAAAGTATGGAACCTGCATATTAACCAACTTTGA